In the Dolichospermum flos-aquae CCAP 1403/13F genome, CTTTAGGGCTGAGTTACTGACTCCCTAACCCTAATATAATCACTCGTCTGGGTATTTTACCCCAAGTTGACAACCTCTTTTCTATTCCCTGTTCCCTTTCATAATTATTGATGATTGAATAGAAATAAGTAACTAATCTGGAGCAAAACAAATGGCTGTAGTTGAATATATTGTCTTTCTAGGCGTGTTTATGGGTGTAGCTGTAGGCCTATTATTTGGTCTACGCGGAGCTAAGATAATCTAACCCTACAATTAGACGCTAATTAAACCCACTTTATGTG is a window encoding:
- the petL gene encoding cytochrome b6-f complex subunit PetL, producing MAVVEYIVFLGVFMGVAVGLLFGLRGAKII